The segment GCCACGCCAGGTTGCGGCTGAAGCTTGAGGCGGTTGTAGATGGTTTCCTTGGCGTTGTCGGTACCCACTTCAGTGAGGAAAACGCCTTTAGCGGTTTTCTTGCGCGGCATGTTGGCAATCGGCTTGCCGTACTTATTGGCGCCCTTGATCGGAATAACCCAGTAAGGGCCCTGCTGCTTGCTCATGGCGTACACTTCATCGGTGTAGTGCCCGCCTGAATCCCAGCACCAGCGCATCACTGGCAACCAGTTCCCGTCTGTTCGTTGGTACCCCTGGTGCAGCTTTTGCGCCACTTTGCGCTTTAACTCTGGCCCGGCAGGATCGCCGTAGAGAATCCAACGGTCTACCAGCCAGCACTCTTCATCCTTACCCCACGCCCAAACGCGGCCTTCATAGCGGTCATCCTGGGTGTCGATACCGCCCGTCAGCGCCACCACTGCATCGGGCACTTGGGGGTAAACCTCACGACGCCCGTAAATCGTTTCCCACTCGAGCTTTTCGCCCAGCTCGTCTTCCCAGGTTTCGCCTAGCGTGGTGTTTACAAAGGTTTTGAGCTTTGAGGGCGAACCCTTTGCCTTTAGGAAGTCACGAACGATGCGCTCCCAGGTGGTAAAGGGGCTAAGCACCGTCCATAGATAAAACGTCACGCTGTCAGGCGTGGGTATCGGTTCGTGGTCAGCGCCAAACCAATCAATACCGTCGCGCGTCCATATGCCTGTATCAGCGCACACCCAAACGCCATCTTTGATGCTGTGCTCACGGCTTTCATCCTGCAGTTCGTGCTGCTTGATCACGCAGCCGTTGTGCTCGCATAGGTAGAACGAGGTTTCCGGTTTACCTTCGTCCCACTTGATACCAAAGCTAGCATCGGGGCCGCCCCACTTGAGAATCTGCTCTTCTCCGCAGTGCGGGCATGGCACATGAAAATTCAGCTTGTGCGGCGACTCTTCAGCGGCTGCCTCAATCTGGCACTGACCACGCACCTTGGGCGTAGAGCCGCGAATGGACTTCGGAAACGTAGAGCCTTCTAGGCGCTTATCGCCCAACGTGGTGGGCGAACCCTCTTTTTCGATGTCCTCATCAAAGGCAGCAAGCTCGTCATAGATGACCACATCCACCGACTTTTCGCGGTAGTTGCGGGCAGCCTTGCCCCCGTGCACGAACACTTGCTTGCCGTTGGCAAACCGTTTGGCGCTAAGCGTGTTATCCCTATGCTTCATGCCGTGCCACGGCGCCAGCTCTAACACTACCGGCACATCACGCACCATGGTTTCCATGTGCGTTTTCATGAACGATTCAGCGTCAGTATCCGTGGGGCTGAACGTCAGGATGTTGCGCTTCTTGTGCTCCAGTAGATAACCGGCGGCGGCCAGCAGCATCTTGGTGTAACCAAGGCGGGCCGACTTCACCACATTCACCGTGCGGATCTCGTCGTTACCCATCGCGTTTAAGATGGCGACTTGGAAGTGGAGCGTTGTCCAGCGTCCTTCGTGGTAGCTCGATTCACTGGATAGATAGAAATTCTCGTCAGCCCACTCCACGGCCGTCAGTGGCGCGGGCCTGAACAGTGCTAACAACCCTTGATGCACTGAACGCCGCCACTCCCTAAGCTGCTGAATCGATACTGTCGAAGTAGTCATCCAGCAGCTCCGGCAAAAGACTATCGAGCCCGCTGGCTTGATTACGGGCGCGCGCTAGCTCCCGCATCAGAGTGTCTAGGTGACGCGTCTCTAAATCGGGATGCTTACGCTTCATCGTTAGTGGCAGTGTGTCGAGAATGGCGGCGATCTCTGCCGCAATTTTGGATAAGGTGAAGATGGCAAACTCGCTGGGCACCACTTTGCGAGCGGCCAGTTCGTTCTTCTGCTGCTGGCCAATACGGCGCTCTTTGGTCAGCAGGTACTCTTCCTGTTCGCGCTTATGCTCGAGCAGTGGATCAAAGCCCATATCGTCATCGCCAGGTTGCGATGATTGTTGTTTCGCCTCTAGCTCAGCTAGCTTCAAATCCAGCACCGAACGGCAGTCGAAATAGACGCTTCTACCGATCTTTGCAACCGGCTTAACGCCCCATTTATCAAAGGCTTGCACGCTGATACCCAGGCTTGCCGCCATCTGGCTTTTATTCAGCCAGTAAGGCTCTGGAGATTGCTGTCTTCTGCTCGACATCGAAACAACAACCTCGCCTTAGAAAATTCTCATAAATAGCGCGAAATCGAGGCTCTGCGCCCCCGTACAGCAGAGGCACACGCTCAGGAGGACCCGGCGAATATCAGTGAGAAGCTAAGAACCTTGACGCAAAGTAGTGGGACTGATCCTGTTAATCAGACCGAGCAATCACATGGATTTAAGCCCGGCGCTACTAGCTACCATGAATTGACCGCCGAAAAATTCAGGCATTGTTAACTCTGGAGCCGAGCCCCCGGGTAGTCCACGGCGAAGCATCTTATAATGAATATCAAATTTTTCTAAAGCATTGCGCCGATAAGCCGATGAAGAACTTACATAAACATTAGGAAAAAAATGATGAGCGCGATACTCAGTGGTTTAGCTGCCTCGTTAGCAACTATCTTTATAAGTGCTATAACACACCATCTAAAACAAAGAATAAGTTATGGCGAGCGATGGAAAAAGAAAAAAGAGCAGTTTGACGATATTATTTTAAAAGCACGAGAACTAACAAAACAACATGATATTAACTGCGCAGAAAGAGCTTATCTTGAAAACTCAATCTTCTCAAAGTTTGGATGGCCAATGCCCGCAGAAGCTGTTACGTACCTGCTTACCAAAAAAGACTTTCCATATAACCTTGAAATGTTCCATAAATCTCGAAGAGATATAGAATTTAGCGAAGGAAAATTCAGAAGCAAGGTCAGTGGTTTAGGAGAGATATTTGCATCGCCAAAAGAGTCTCACATTAAAGCCGTCGTCAGAATTGCTCTAACGCTAAATTTTTCTTGGGGGCTAACAGCCATAGCTCTGGTGATCATAAATTTAGGGTTTCAATATCCCACGCCAACCATAACAGCAGCATTCGCAACCTTTACTCCATTAGCTCTTTTTGCTCTCTATTTGCTTGGCACTTCAACAAATGATATGAGAAGAAACAAAAGACTACTAGACCTAAACAACAGTGCAAACCCAGTTATATAAATCGATCTTAAAACAATTATTCAATCGATCTTATTTTAATGATTCTATCAACCGCCGCCCGATCAGCATTGAACCGGCGGCGTAGCGCTTCATATTCAGCGAGTAACAACAGCACTCCTTTATTAGTTTGTAATATCCGCTTGGGTGCTGGCAGCTCATTCGTTAGATGCTCCGGCACCTCCGGGCTATCGCATACCATTGGCATTGACTGATCGCTGAAGCTCGCGCACCCAGTCAACAATCCCATCAGGCAAATCGCTATCAAGCCAGTCACCTGCTTTCGCATCTTGTTCTCCCAATGGTTCGAGGGCCCCGGTGCTGGCGCCTATATCGTCATCAATGGTTTCTAACGTGCGTTCACGCGCAGCCAGCGCGCTGCTCAATGTATTGATGCGCTGGCGCTGCAATTGCTGGTGCTCGATCAATATCTCAGCGCGTTCACGCTGGTGCTCAGCCTCTGCCTTGTATGCATCACGCTCGCTGGTGACGTGCTGCCAGTAGAAATAAACAGCAGCAATGCTTAGTGCGCCTACCCCCACCCCGATCAGGTTGCGCTTGAGCTGGCCAATCATTTGCGCCACCGCCCGATGAAAACCTCATAGATGTCGTCTGCTTTACTGCGAATCCAATCAGTACCCAGGAATGCCAGGAACACACACGGCGGGAAGGCAATGATGGGCGGCCAGCCCTGAGACTCAGCTATCCATAAGAAAACCGGGAACAGCGGCGTTGCCAGGAGCGTGCACATCAAAGCACCCAGCAGCGACTTTTTGAGGCTGCCGCCCTCGTGTACGCCACGAATAAATCCCATTGTGAACGTCAGGATGGCCACCAAAGTGATAGGCAAGAAGTCCAGCAGCCCTTGCCAGAAGTTGGGGTCTCTGCCATTCATACGGCGTTTCTCTTTTCGTCTTGGATTCATGGCGCACCTCTCGGGCGGGCCTCGTCAGTTAGTCGATGGAAATGCCGCCAGCCGATTTATAAACACTCAGCAACTCATCAGTCGCCAGTTCCCTCTGGCCATACCCAGCACCTGGTAGGCTCGCCCAAATGTTGCGGCAAACATGGATGGCATCACGGATGCGGCCGTCATGGATCAATGCAAGCGCCTTGCACTGGCGGATAAGGTGAATGGCGCCTAGATCTTGGCTAGCAGGCGTAAAGTCAGGAAGATGGAACCGCTCTACCAGGTCATCCCATGTACGTATCAGGAACTGGTAGCGCCCTGCTGCGCTGGAGTGGATTTCATAAGCAGGAAGCCAAACAAGCTGGCGCGGGTGATCGTCGTAGCTGTTGAATGTCTTGCCGCCGACAATCACATTGAAGCCATCTTGGTTACCAAATTTCGGTGTTCCTTCGGCAAAGGCCAATGTATCGAGGAAGGCGGCTAAGTTGCCGGCGCGTGTATCTCTTGGCGGTGCTGGCTCAACGCGCAGCAGTTCCGCCTCCTCAAGCCAATGAGTAGGAGAATGAGCCGACATAGCTGAACCTCAATTACTGGAGCCACAGAAACGCAAAAGCC is part of the Halomonas alkaliantarctica genome and harbors:
- a CDS encoding phage terminase large subunit family protein, producing MTTSTVSIQQLREWRRSVHQGLLALFRPAPLTAVEWADENFYLSSESSYHEGRWTTLHFQVAILNAMGNDEIRTVNVVKSARLGYTKMLLAAAGYLLEHKKRNILTFSPTDTDAESFMKTHMETMVRDVPVVLELAPWHGMKHRDNTLSAKRFANGKQVFVHGGKAARNYREKSVDVVIYDELAAFDEDIEKEGSPTTLGDKRLEGSTFPKSIRGSTPKVRGQCQIEAAAEESPHKLNFHVPCPHCGEEQILKWGGPDASFGIKWDEGKPETSFYLCEHNGCVIKQHELQDESREHSIKDGVWVCADTGIWTRDGIDWFGADHEPIPTPDSVTFYLWTVLSPFTTWERIVRDFLKAKGSPSKLKTFVNTTLGETWEDELGEKLEWETIYGRREVYPQVPDAVVALTGGIDTQDDRYEGRVWAWGKDEECWLVDRWILYGDPAGPELKRKVAQKLHQGYQRTDGNWLPVMRWCWDSGGHYTDEVYAMSKQQGPYWVIPIKGANKYGKPIANMPRKKTAKGVFLTEVGTDNAKETIYNRLKLQPQPGVAVPGCVHLPSNDLICDEDEIKQLTAEIKVAKIEKGRRVYRWDAGGRRNEALDCFVYALAALRISQQRFGLDLNDTATLAPRPKRRRSRVARKSSL
- a CDS encoding terminase small subunit codes for the protein MSSRRQQSPEPYWLNKSQMAASLGISVQAFDKWGVKPVAKIGRSVYFDCRSVLDLKLAELEAKQQSSQPGDDDMGFDPLLEHKREQEEYLLTKERRIGQQQKNELAARKVVPSEFAIFTLSKIAAEIAAILDTLPLTMKRKHPDLETRHLDTLMRELARARNQASGLDSLLPELLDDYFDSIDSAA
- a CDS encoding phage holin family protein encodes the protein MNPRRKEKRRMNGRDPNFWQGLLDFLPITLVAILTFTMGFIRGVHEGGSLKKSLLGALMCTLLATPLFPVFLWIAESQGWPPIIAFPPCVFLAFLGTDWIRSKADDIYEVFIGRWRK
- a CDS encoding glycoside hydrolase family 24 protein, whose protein sequence is MSAHSPTHWLEEAELLRVEPAPPRDTRAGNLAAFLDTLAFAEGTPKFGNQDGFNVIVGGKTFNSYDDHPRQLVWLPAYEIHSSAAGRYQFLIRTWDDLVERFHLPDFTPASQDLGAIHLIRQCKALALIHDGRIRDAIHVCRNIWASLPGAGYGQRELATDELLSVYKSAGGISID